The following DNA comes from Fervidibacillus albus.
GTCGCCTTCGTCCGTTCGTCATCGAAATGAACGAAAATATCGTCCATAATTAGCGGAACGGGAACGGAATCATTCAGATGGTTTTCAACAAAGGCGAGTCGTAATGACAAGTATAATTGGTCCCTTGTCCCATCGCTCATTTCGCGAACGGTTCGTTTCCCTTTCTTGCGATCGATGGCCACAATAATCGGTATATCCCCATCATAGTCGATGATTAATTGTTCGTATTGATTTAAAGTAAGCTTTTGAAAAAAGTTGCTTGCCCGATGGATGATCGTCGTTTCGTTTTTTCGCCGATATTCTTCGATAGCCCGTTGAAGTAACCGTTTTGCCAACTCAATGCGAACATACTCGTTCCAATATTGATCCACTTCTGCTAAATAACTTTCGGCGTTTTGGGAATGGAACACGACGTCGGTTTTCGTTTCGTTCATCGTTTCAAATTCCCGTTTTAAATGCCATAATGGTTCCTTTTCATCCTTGATTCGGCTCTCTATGATTTGGCTTTTTTCTTCCAACTGTTCAATTCGTGAGGGAATCATTTCAGGATTTTCGATCGCTTCTGCTTCCCTTTCCAACTGTTCCAATGGTAAAAAGTCTCCCGCTTCCATCAACCGTTCTTCCGTTTCCTTCCATTTTGTTTCCAAATCTTTTTTCTCGGAAGCTTGGAGAAGAAATGTTCGCAAGTCTTCTACCGAGCCGCATTGATAAGTTTCCATATAGTTTTGAACGATTTCCTTTAATTCTCGTTCTTGCCGCTCGTTTTCTACAATTTCCATTTCGATTTCTTGTACTTGTTTTCGAATGGCATCCGCCGTCGTCTTTTTCTCCCTTTCCCGTTCGTATGTTTCTCGAAGTGTCCTTACGAAATTTTCGATGGATGGATAGTCGGATATATTTTTCGAAAGTCGTTTTGCCAGATCCGCCACCTGCCATTCGAATGCATCACATTCTTCTTTTTTGCGCTGAACAGATCGTTCAGCACGGGTAATATTGGATAAAATTTGAAATAGTTTTCGAAGTTTTTCAATTGTCGTACGGGCGATTTCTGGATTGCTTCCTAAGTGGCCGTATTTTTCTCGAATCGCTTCCCATCTTTCCTCCGCTTTTTCTAATCGGTCGTTGAGCTGTTCAACCTTTTGTTTTTGGATCAGTTGTTTCAGATTGGCATCTTTCAATCTTTTTTTGTAATTTTCGAGATTGATTCGTTTTTCTTCCGCTTTTTTTACATACGTTTCAATGCTTCTAAGTATCGTTTCAATCGAATTATTTGAAGAAGCGACTTCGCAACCGATCGATTGGGCTGCAACCGTTAATTCTTCAAAAAGGGTGGATTTTATATTTGACAGTGTATCGTATCGTTTTTCCACATCCTTTACTTTCTTCCATTCTTCCAAAACCGGTCGATAAAAAACTTTCAGCCATTCTTTCATTTCTGCTGGAGATTTCGGTTGAATTCCCGCCCGTTTCCATTCTTCGTTCCATTCCTTTGTCAACGAGGCAAATCGATGTTTCGTTTCCGCTAATTTTTCCTTTAACCGATCGATTTTCTCTTCCGTTTGCTTTTTTTGTAAAAGAAGATTTGCCCTTTTTGCTGATCGATCCGATTCCTTCCGCATCACGTCTACTAAATGATCCGCTTCACTTATCGACTGTTCAAAGAGGGCGGCAAGGGAATCTGCATCGGAAAAATTTTTCGATATCGTTTCTACATTTTCCTTTCCTAGCCATACCGATTTTACGAAAGTCCAATGTTCATTTCGCCTATTCCGTACGTTTTGTAAATCTGCTTCTACCGGGACGTATCCACCGAGCTCAATTTGTTCTAACTGATTTATCGTTTCATAATATCGTTCTTGTTCTTCAGTTATAGCTTGTTCGGTTCCTACCCTTTCTTTTTCCAATTCGTCCCAACGTTTTTCATACGTTTCGATCGTTTCGATAAGTGGGATGGGAATTTCGGATAATTGTCTTAGTGAACCTCCCCAAATGTTTTGATCTTTTTGAATCCGATCGATTCGTTCCTTTCCCAATTCCCATTCCCGTTTCGTTTCTTTAATTTGGGCATCGAGATTTCCTTCCCGTTGTATGCGACGTATTAATTGTTCGAATGGAGCGGGATCGACGGGTACTTCCATCTCTTTCAATTCCCTTTCGAGTTTCGTCCGTTCGTTTTCGTATTCCTGTAGCCGTTCCTTTTCCGATTGAAGGCCCAATTGTATATTTTTTACTTCATCTGCTAATGCCAAAATTGCTTCTTCCTCAGAAAATGGAATGCGGAGTTGCTCGGCTTCTTCGATACGAATCGATGGCGCAATCGTTAAGAGTAACGACTGGGCTTCGATCTTCCATTCATCCATCGATCGGATCTCTTCGGGAATTTCTTTCATTTTTCTCGATATATATTGTTGTAATTTTTCATTCATTGTATAAATTTCCGTTCCAAGGCTTAGCATTTGGTGATCATAATGGATCTGGTCACGAATAGTCTTTTTCTGTTCGTATTTTGATTTAATCTTCGCCTTTTCTTCCTTTGTCCGCACGTAGTTTTCGATTGTATCGGAAATCCGTTGAACCGTTTCGTCCGAAAGAATCGGAATTTGTTGTAATGAATCTAGCTGCAAACGAATTTTTTGTCGATCTTGATACGGTTTCCATATGCGCTGTCTTCGCCTTTCCTTCGTAAGATCGAGTTGAATTTGTTCGTATTTCTTTTGGAGTCGATCTAGTTCATCTTTCTTTTCATCAATTTCCTTCGCCTTTTTATGCCAATCTTCTCCCCGTAGTCCTTTTTCCCTCATATCGGCGATCGAACGGGTATAAAGATGCCACGATTTATTCAACAATTTCGATGAACCTTTACGAAAGGACGGGTCAATTAACTCCTTCGTCCGGTCATTTAACAAGTTTACGATTTTTTGCACATATTGAATCCCACCACCGGATTCAAATAAGCTAATACCGACGTGACCGCCCGATTGTAACAAACTTTCCCCACCGCTACGTAACCGCTCGTGGTCAAATCCGAAGAGAAGGGCAAACTGTTCCTTTTCAAAACCACTTAAGTAGGGAGTCAAACGCTCATTTTCCATTTCCTTCCCATTTTCATCCACGAGAATGAATTTGCTATATCGTTTTTTTCGAAAATAATGAATCGGTGGTAACGAAGGATGTTCGAGTATAAACTCTAGTTTGGATCGAGTATCGAAGTAGTCTTTGCGATTCCCTTCTATTTTCCCTCCGAACAGGCCATCGATCATTAAGTTTAACAAAGTGCTTTTTCCCGCTTCATTCGGACCGTAAAGAATGTGTAAAGCCATTTGATCTCCTAAATCGAGTTCAAACTGATCATAATGAAGGACGGATTGAACGTTCACTTTTCGAATAATCATTAGACTTCTCCTCCCCTTGAGATCATGCCAATTAGAAGATCTTTCGCATCGTTTAAAATGATCTCCACATCCTTTTTCCCTTCAATTTTCATCGCATCTTCCCGTTTTACGTATTGATTCAACCGGTTTTGAATCGACTTCATTTTTTGGATATATGCACTTAAAAACTCATCATCTAAATCGTTCAGATCGATTTCTTTAATCATTTCAGAAATCGCATCCGTATGTTCAAAGGATGAAGACGCCTTTTGAGGGGCCGTCGTTTCAAACTTGATTTTTTCAATCCAAATTTGATTCGCTCCAGTCATTTGTGCGGCGTTTTTTACTTCTGATATGTACCGCTCCTGCTCCTGTAAAAGTTCATTATGCATCTGAGTCTCTCCGGAAAGGATGATACGAACGGCTATAGGATGGCCGGGTTCCCTTTCGACGATATCACTTAAAGCCGAAGAAACTTTCTCGATAAAATCTATTTCCGTTTCCGCCGCAGATAAATCGACCGGGCATACATACCAACGAAGAACATCCAAATTTCGATGCTCCACCGTAACATCCTTCCCGTCAACGGTAACGAGGGTACACCCTTTTTCACCGGTTTCTCGAATATGTCGTCCTTGAATGTTTCCTGGAAAAATAATAAACGGGTGTTCGCTGATGACTTGCCGCTTATGAATATGACCGAGTGCCCAGTAATCGTAGCCTTTTTCAATCAGTTCGCTCGGATGACATGGAGCATACCGTTCATGACCTTCCTTTCCATCTAAAGACGTATGAAGGAGGCCGATGTTAAAATAGCCGGGATAAGCATCCGGATATTGAAGGGCGAGGTTTTCCCATACTTCCCGCTCTTTATAGCTCCATCCATGAATAGCAACACCGATTTCATCCATCGTGTACGTTTCCGGCTGGTCTGTACGAAACTCAACGACGTTATCCGGTAATACGAGTCGTTTAGATATTTGACTTGCCGCATCGTGGTTCCCTTTAATTAAAAAGACGCGGATTCCATACTCCCGAAGTCTCATCATCATCGAATTAAAAAATAATCCGGTCGAATAATCTTGCCAATCGCCATCGTAAATATCCCCTGCGATAACAACAAATTGTACAGATTGTTCAATACTTAGTTCAACTAGATTTTCCAACGCCTTTCTCGTCGCCGTTCGAATGTCTTCCCTTAGTGCATCTCCTCGTATTTGCAATCCTCTTAACGGGCTATCTAAATGTAGATCGGCACAATGGATAAATTTAAACATATTTCGTCCTCCGTTACGAATCTAATATATTAATAATATATCAAAGATTGAAAGGAAGGACAAATATTCGACAGAAAATTCGAACGATTAATGGAATCCATACCACCTTTCGATTTTGTCTATCTCTTCGTCCGTCTCAATCGTTCCGATCCACCGTTTTAGCAATATGTTCATAAATATCCAATAAATTTCTGAACCCTAACTTTTCCGCCCGGTCGATGTACCGACACCATAATTCGGCGGCCATTTTAGCGTCACTAAGAGCATGATGACGATTTCGGATCGGAATATCGTTATGTGCACACCATTCATCCAATGTTTTCAAACGGGTCATCGGTTCGACGGTTCGGAATAAAATGGATGTATCAAAAATTTTATTTTGGAAAAGCAACCGAAATGAATTTTCACTCGCGTATTGAAGAAATTTTTTCTCATGGGCAGCATGATGGGCGATGAGTGGATGATGTTTGGCGAATTGGAAAAATCGAAACAAGCCATCCGATACGGTAGGTGCCCGTTCCAATTCCGCTTTCGTAATCCCCGTTAAATCGAGAATTTCTTGGCTAGGAAATTTTTTCGGTTGAACAAGGGAGTAAAACGATTCGTTCGGTACGATTTCTTTCCCTTTTATTTTTAAAGCTCCGATCGCAATGATTTCGTCCCCCTTTTCAGGTTCAAACCCGGTCGTTTCCAAATCGATGGCAATCACTTCTAAACGGTTCAACGAGGTTACGAGGACATCCCTTCTTTGGAGATCCTTTTGCAAACGTCTCATGAAAGCCATTTGTTCTTTATTAACTGCCCCTTCATTTCCGCCAAACCATTTCCCTTGTACGTTTTTTAGCCAACGATTTAGTGGATTAATATCCATACGATCCATCCTTTTTCAACTTTCTATGGGCGAATTGATGTAGTTTCCGGCCACTTCGAATAATCGTCTTCAACTTCCTTTTTTCCTCCTCCTGTAAATCGTCCCAACGGATGTAATGGGAGTTTTCATAATTCAATTTGGAACTGTATTGTAAACGGTAACGAAGGAGGGTAGAAAAATCGTCTTCCGCATGAGCAAGTACGGAATTGAAATGCATCCGCTCGTTCAGTTTTTGAATCCGTTCAATCGTAGACGTTTCCAAAATTCCTTCTTTCATGGCGAGTAGACGGATGGCGTTCACATACGGTAAATAGGCAACTTGTTTCATATGAATCATTCCTTTTCGCTCTCCCTTTTCTTCGACGAGCATTTGTCCGAGGGGGCCCGTTGCCTTTTTTACGTATACTGTATTTTCCGCAAATCGTTGGAGAAGGAAAGGTTGCTTATTTATTTTTTGAAATAAAAATTGTTTCAAGTCTAATGCAAACCGCTTCTCTCCTTTTAAACAACGGGCATCGAAAAAAATGAGCAAATATCGGATGGAAGAAAAGCTTGCATCATTGACCCATAGCTCCAGCTGTTTCTTCCAATCGGACAACGATTGACACCAAAGGGGGTTCGAACTCATTACTTTTCCTTCACAATACGGATAACCGACAATATGTAAAGCGTCGGAAAGTTGTTTTCCAAAATGGGAGAAAAAGGTTTCGCATTCTTTCTCTGATCGTTCGAAAATGATTCCGTGATCTTGATCAACAAAATATCCTTGTTCTTTTCTTCCCCCACTTCCCGTAATAAACCAACAAAATTCACACGGTGGCGGGCCAAGACGATTCATCGTTAAGTTAAAGACATGTTTCATTACGGTATCATGTAGATCATTTATGGACGCCGGATCGTTTTCCCATTGGGCGATTCGTTCATCCTTCCATATTTTTATCTCTTCGTAACTGTGAAATGTATTTCCCAACCGTATCACATCCTTTATTTGACCGAGCCTTTCTCCATTAAGAATAGGGTAGAGAAAAAGGACGGAAATTCCGCCCTTTTGTAAACATACGTACGAATTACATTTGCGTTTTCAAATTTTTTTCGGTAAATTGTTCCGGGTAACCATAGCTACCATGTTCACTCATATCCAAACCAATGATTTCTTCCTCTTCCGTTACGCGAATGCTTCCCATGATTTTCTTCGTTATAAATAATATTACGAAGGAAACGACAAAGGCATACAACCCGGATGTGACGACTCCTAACGCCTGCACACCTAATTGGGTAAGTCCGCCACCGTAAAATAATCCTGGTAATCCAACTGAAGCTAATTCGGGTGTTGCAAAAAATCCGGTCGAAAGCGTTCCCCAAATCCCTGCCGTTCCATGGACGGATAAAGCGAAAATCGGATCATCAATGTTCATTTTTTCGAAAAAGCGAGCACTATAAAAGACAAGAATACCTGCAATCAAACCGATTACGACCGCAGCCCAAGGTTCGACAAAGGCACAGGATGCAGTAATAGCAACGAGTCCGGCCAATGCTCCGTTTAGAATGGTCGGTACATCGGATTTTCCAAGTACGACCCAAGAAATAAACGTTGCAGCAACGGCACCGGCTGCCGCACCGAGATTCGTGTTTAAGGCAACATAGCCGAAGAACGCTCCGTCGACAGAAACGGTACTTCCGGCATTGAATCCGAACCAACCGACCCATAAAAGTAACGCGGCCAAAGCGGTATACACTTGGTTATGTCCAGCGATATTGTTTGCTGTGCCATCCGGATTGTATTTTCCAATTCGCGGTTTTAATAAAAGTGTTGCAGCTAAAGCACCCATCGCACCCGTCAAATGAACGACGGTTGATCCAGCGAAATCTTGTTTTCCATGTTCCGCCAACCAGCCGCCTCCCCAAATCCAATGGGCAACTACTGGGTAAACGAAAATGCCGAATAAGATCGTAAAAATAATGTAAACGGAGAATTTCGCCCGTTCTGCAAATCCGCCGAGGGCAATCGTTAACGAAATTCCGGCAAATGCCAATTGAAACACAAAAAATACCGTCGTTGCTAACCCGTCTCCTTCTACGAGCTCCCCGCCATAAAAGAAATCGGAAAAGCCGAAGAAAAAGTTTCCACCTTCACCAAATATAAAGCCGTAACCGACCGCCCAAAAGACGATGGAAATTAAACTGAAAGTAAAGATTGTTTTTCCTGCAATATGTCCAGCATTTTTCATTCTCGTAGAACCGGCTTCCAACAAAATAAATCCGCCGATCATAAGAATAACGAGGACGGCAGCTACCATCGTCCACAAACTGTTCATGTAAAACATTTCATTCATGTAAAACCACTCCTTCTCTTTAACTTTAATAACGAATCCATGTTATAAAAGCTAACATTCATCTTATATTTTCGATTTTATCGAATCATTTTGCTATTGTCAATCGTTAATTTGTATTTTGTGTTAGGTTTTCTAACATTAAATTTTTTAAAAAAAGACTTCCCGAGTGTTTTCTCAGAAAGTCTTTTGAAATTCCTTTTTTTATTAAACCATCACTTTGCACATATCGTTTGTAAATTCAACCGGGTCTTCTACTTGCAAGCCTTCGATCAAAAGGGCTTGGTTGTATAAAATTTTCGTGTACAAGGCGAACTTTTCTTTATCCGCTTCAAAAGCTTTTTTCAATGATTGAAAGATTTCGTGATTCGGATTGATTTCCAACACTTTTTCCGCTTTTACTTGTTGATTATTCGGCATGCTGTTAATTACCTTTTCCATTTCAATCGTAATATCCCCTTCCGTCGAAAAGCAGACCGGGTGGGATTTCAACCGTTTCGATGCTTTTACACTTTTCACTTTGTCGCCTAATATTTCCTTCATTGATGTGAACAATTGTTTCGTTTCTTCCTTCGTTTCTTGATCCTCTGTCTTTTCCTCTGAATTAATGCCTAAATCATCACTAGAAACGGATCGAAATTCCTTTTCTTTATAGTTTCCTAACATTTTAATAGCAAATTCATCAATATCTTCCGTCAAATACAAAATTTCGTATCCTTTTTCTGCAACGAGCTCCGTTTGCGGTAATTTTTCAATCCGTTCGATCGAATCACCTGTTGCATAATAAATATATTTTTGTTCATCAGTCATCCGGGAAACGTATTCGTCCAGTGTAACAAGTTTTTTCTCCTTCGAAGAGTAAAACAATAACAAATCTTGTAGCAGATCTTTATTTGCTCCAAAATCGGAATACACGCCAAATTTCAACTGTCTACCGAAGGCGTTGTAAAACGATTCATATTTTTCCCGTTCATTTTTTAACATTAATTCTAATTCTCGTTTAATTTTATTTTTAATATTTTTCGCGATGAATTTCAATTGCCGGTCCTGTTGCAACATTTCCCTCGATATATTCAACGACAAGTCTTCTGAATCAACCATTCCCTTGACGAAACTGAAATAATCGGGTAATAGATCTGGGCTTTTTCCCATAATGAGTACGCCGTTTGAATATAATTCTAATCCCTTTTCATATTCAGGGGTGTAATAATCGTATGGAGCACTCTCCGGAATATATAAAATCGCATTGTATCGAACGGTTCCGTCAACCGTTAAGTGGATATGTTTTAACGGTTTATCAAAGCCGTATCGTTTTTCGTTGTAGAAATTCACATAATCTTCATCCGTTAATTCATTTTTATTTTTCCGCCAAATCGGAACCATGCTGTTAATGACTTCTTCTTCTTTATAATCGATAAATTCGTCACTACCTTCTTCCTTTGGTTTATGCTTCGTTACGTCCATTTTAATCGGATAGCGGATAAAGTCCGAATATTTTTTGACGATTTCTTTCAATCGCCATTCGTCAAGGAATTCATCGAAATTGTCGTCCTCTGTATTTTCCTTTAATTTTAAAATGACTTCCGTACCGACTTCATCCTTTTCGCATTCTGAGATCGTGTATCCGTCGGTTCCTTCCGATTGCCATTCGTACCCTTGATTTTCTCCGAAGGCTTTTGATTTGACCGTTACGATCTCACTTACCATAAAAGCTGCATAAAAACCGACACCGAATTGACCGATGATGTCGAAACCGTCTTTCATTTCATGTTCCTTTTTAAAGGAAAGGGAACCGCTTTTTGCAATCGTACCGAGATTCGTTTCCATCTCTTCTTTCGTCATTCCGATGCCCGTATCCATCACAGTTAACGTTCGATTTTCTTTATTCGGGATGATTTTTATGTAGTATTGGTCTCGATCGAATGATAACGATTCATCTGTTAACGTTTTGTAATACATTTTGTCGATCGCATCGCTTGCATTAGAAATTAACTCCCGTAAAAAAATTTCCTTTTTTGTATAAATGGAATTGATCATCATTTCTAATAATCGTTTCGATTCCGCTTGAAACTGTTTCTTCTCCATTCCCATTCACTCTCCCTTTTTCAAAATATATCGGATCAATTTAGCACTCAGTTCGGATGAGTGCTAATACACATTTTGTCTTATCATATATTTTTCGTTCTGTCAACGTTCGAAACGAAAATTCGATGCATCAATAGCGGAATCCTTTACAGAGTCTTTACACGTCATTTAAACGTTTATCGTAAAAATTTCGTAAAATAATGATCGTGAATGATGTGTCGATTGGAGGAAAGTGTATGGGAATTACCGAGTTGTTATATGAATGGGAATGCAAATTATTTCGCGCCATCAATCGCCAATATGAACATAAATGGGTTTATGCCATTTTCCGTACAGTGACTCAGTTAGCTAGCGCACCGTTTTCCATTGGGATTGTCCTACTTCTTATCCTAAATTCTACCGGAAACGTAAAAACAGCTGCAATAACAGCAGGAATTTCTTTAGCAATCAGCCATATTCCTGTCCAGATTGGAAAAAAGATTTTCCGACGAAAACGACCGTATTTAGTCTTTAATCAAATTTTTGTAACGAATCGACCGTTGAAAGATCTTTCCTTTCCATCTGGCCATACGACAGCTGCTTTTTCCGTTATCACTCCCTTTGTCATCTTTTACCCTTTTTCAAGTTTTATACTCGTACCTTTAGGCATGATCATCGGTTTATCGAGAATCGTTTTAGGGTTGCATTATCCTTCTGATTGTTTTGCCGGGATGTTGCTCGGAATTGTATTTGGTTTGTTATCCGTTTATTTCATGAACAATTACGATTCACTCCTTTTGAATCATTGATTTTTCCTTCGACATTAATCATACTTAAGGAGAGAAAAATTTTTTTCAAATGATTCCGATTCATCATTGTCTCGGAATTAGAAAACCGAAACTGGAAGCTTTTTCATTTTTTTTGGAGGTGAAACCGATGCAATGGCAACAATGGCTACTTCATTCGAATTACACCGTTGTGTTTACCGGTGCGGGGATGTCAACCGAAAGCGGATTACCGGATTTTCGCTCAAAAAAAACCGGGTTATGGAAGAAAAAAGACCCGGCAACCATCGCCTCCACCGACGCCTTAAATAATAACGTGGAACAATTTATTGATTTTTATCGCGAACGGGTGTTAGGTGTAAAGGAATTCGGTCCCCATAAAGGGCATCGTATTTTAGCCGAATGGGAACAGAAAGGTATCATCCAATCGATTATTACGCAAAATGTCGACGGTTTCCATCAACAAGCTGGGAGCGAACGAGTCATCGAATTGCATGGAACGTTGCAAAAACTCCATTGTCAGTCGTGCGGCAAGGAATACGACAGCGAACAATACGTCAACAAAGACTATCACTGTTCTTGCGGCGGCATCCTTCGTCCGTCCATTGTGTTGTTCGGTGAGGCGTTACCAGAAGATGCTTTTCAACAGGCTTTGGAAGAAACGGAAAAGGCCGAACTTTTCATCGTCCTCGGCTCATCCCTTTCCGTAACCCCAGCGAACCAGTTCCCCCTTTTGGCGAAACAAAACGGTGCAAAGCTGATGATCGTCAATATGGAACCGACAACATTTGATATGTATGCAGATGTCGTCATCAATAAAGAAAAAATTGGCGAATTTTTAGAGGCGTGGAATCGAAAAATCGATAAAAACTAGTGGAAAACCCGACCCTCATCGGCCGGGCTTTTCACCACCAATTTCTCCATCTTCCGTCAATTTTACCCTTTTACAGCCGATGTACAAACAGGAATACAGTTCCACATCTTTTCCGATTTTTGAAAGACCTTTTAAATAATGACGGACAATCGATTTATATTCCTCGGCAACGCCATCTTCTTCCAAAATCCCGTAGGCGTAAATCATCTTTCCGTGGAACAATGTCACTAAGCAACCGACTGCCTTTTCTTCGGCGTTGACGATATTTACGATTTGAAATGTAGGTGTGATTAGTTCAGGGGATAAATATATTGGCAATGATCTCGCTCCTTATTCCTTTATGTAAATTGGATTTTTTCGAACAAACTATCCCGTCTCCCCTCTCCCGACCGTTTCTTTACTCGAATAAAAATTAGCGATAGCAAACTGACAAAAAGGGTTAATCCGGCTGTCGACAAAAACATCCCTGTTCTCGACCAATCCATAAACATACTGTAGACGGGAGGTCCGATGGCAACACCGAGAAATCGGACAGATCCGTATAGGGAAGTGACAAATCCACGACGATCCTTCGAAACACTACCGGTAATAAAACTATTTAAACAAGGTAAAACGAGACCTGTTCCGATACTACTTATTACGAGGACAGAAAAAAACGGAATCATTTGCTTAATCCACGTGAGTAGGGAAAAGGAAATTGTCATAAAAACTAATCCTATAATAATTAGCCGCTTCATCCTCCGCATATTTTTCCCAATTTTGCTGCCCGTCACATAAGAGGTCGTTGTTAAAAATAATAATGGAATTGCCAAAACACCGCCCTTTACAACTCCATTAATTTGATAATCCTT
Coding sequences within:
- the htpG gene encoding molecular chaperone HtpG, translating into MEKKQFQAESKRLLEMMINSIYTKKEIFLRELISNASDAIDKMYYKTLTDESLSFDRDQYYIKIIPNKENRTLTVMDTGIGMTKEEMETNLGTIAKSGSLSFKKEHEMKDGFDIIGQFGVGFYAAFMVSEIVTVKSKAFGENQGYEWQSEGTDGYTISECEKDEVGTEVILKLKENTEDDNFDEFLDEWRLKEIVKKYSDFIRYPIKMDVTKHKPKEEGSDEFIDYKEEEVINSMVPIWRKNKNELTDEDYVNFYNEKRYGFDKPLKHIHLTVDGTVRYNAILYIPESAPYDYYTPEYEKGLELYSNGVLIMGKSPDLLPDYFSFVKGMVDSEDLSLNISREMLQQDRQLKFIAKNIKNKIKRELELMLKNEREKYESFYNAFGRQLKFGVYSDFGANKDLLQDLLLFYSSKEKKLVTLDEYVSRMTDEQKYIYYATGDSIERIEKLPQTELVAEKGYEILYLTEDIDEFAIKMLGNYKEKEFRSVSSDDLGINSEEKTEDQETKEETKQLFTSMKEILGDKVKSVKASKRLKSHPVCFSTEGDITIEMEKVINSMPNNQQVKAEKVLEINPNHEIFQSLKKAFEADKEKFALYTKILYNQALLIEGLQVEDPVEFTNDMCKVMV
- a CDS encoding ammonium transporter — encoded protein: MNEMFYMNSLWTMVAAVLVILMIGGFILLEAGSTRMKNAGHIAGKTIFTFSLISIVFWAVGYGFIFGEGGNFFFGFSDFFYGGELVEGDGLATTVFFVFQLAFAGISLTIALGGFAERAKFSVYIIFTILFGIFVYPVVAHWIWGGGWLAEHGKQDFAGSTVVHLTGAMGALAATLLLKPRIGKYNPDGTANNIAGHNQVYTALAALLLWVGWFGFNAGSTVSVDGAFFGYVALNTNLGAAAGAVAATFISWVVLGKSDVPTILNGALAGLVAITASCAFVEPWAAVVIGLIAGILVFYSARFFEKMNIDDPIFALSVHGTAGIWGTLSTGFFATPELASVGLPGLFYGGGLTQLGVQALGVVTSGLYAFVVSFVILFITKKIMGSIRVTEEEEIIGLDMSEHGSYGYPEQFTEKNLKTQM
- a CDS encoding AAA family ATPase — its product is MIIRKVNVQSVLHYDQFELDLGDQMALHILYGPNEAGKSTLLNLMIDGLFGGKIEGNRKDYFDTRSKLEFILEHPSLPPIHYFRKKRYSKFILVDENGKEMENERLTPYLSGFEKEQFALLFGFDHERLRSGGESLLQSGGHVGISLFESGGGIQYVQKIVNLLNDRTKELIDPSFRKGSSKLLNKSWHLYTRSIADMREKGLRGEDWHKKAKEIDEKKDELDRLQKKYEQIQLDLTKERRRQRIWKPYQDRQKIRLQLDSLQQIPILSDETVQRISDTIENYVRTKEEKAKIKSKYEQKKTIRDQIHYDHQMLSLGTEIYTMNEKLQQYISRKMKEIPEEIRSMDEWKIEAQSLLLTIAPSIRIEEAEQLRIPFSEEEAILALADEVKNIQLGLQSEKERLQEYENERTKLERELKEMEVPVDPAPFEQLIRRIQREGNLDAQIKETKREWELGKERIDRIQKDQNIWGGSLRQLSEIPIPLIETIETYEKRWDELEKERVGTEQAITEEQERYYETINQLEQIELGGYVPVEADLQNVRNRRNEHWTFVKSVWLGKENVETISKNFSDADSLAALFEQSISEADHLVDVMRKESDRSAKRANLLLQKKQTEEKIDRLKEKLAETKHRFASLTKEWNEEWKRAGIQPKSPAEMKEWLKVFYRPVLEEWKKVKDVEKRYDTLSNIKSTLFEELTVAAQSIGCEVASSNNSIETILRSIETYVKKAEEKRINLENYKKRLKDANLKQLIQKQKVEQLNDRLEKAEERWEAIREKYGHLGSNPEIARTTIEKLRKLFQILSNITRAERSVQRKKEECDAFEWQVADLAKRLSKNISDYPSIENFVRTLRETYEREREKKTTADAIRKQVQEIEMEIVENERQERELKEIVQNYMETYQCGSVEDLRTFLLQASEKKDLETKWKETEERLMEAGDFLPLEQLEREAEAIENPEMIPSRIEQLEEKSQIIESRIKDEKEPLWHLKREFETMNETKTDVVFHSQNAESYLAEVDQYWNEYVRIELAKRLLQRAIEEYRRKNETTIIHRASNFFQKLTLNQYEQLIIDYDGDIPIIVAIDRKKGKRTVREMSDGTRDQLYLSLRLAFVENHLNDSVPVPLIMDDIFVHFDDERTKATLEILHQFATKTQILYFTHHQYVVQTARTIGENVQIHHIGNTQMEPVEGSIQ
- a CDS encoding exonuclease domain-containing protein, producing the protein MDINPLNRWLKNVQGKWFGGNEGAVNKEQMAFMRRLQKDLQRRDVLVTSLNRLEVIAIDLETTGFEPEKGDEIIAIGALKIKGKEIVPNESFYSLVQPKKFPSQEILDLTGITKAELERAPTVSDGLFRFFQFAKHHPLIAHHAAHEKKFLQYASENSFRLLFQNKIFDTSILFRTVEPMTRLKTLDEWCAHNDIPIRNRHHALSDAKMAAELWCRYIDRAEKLGFRNLLDIYEHIAKTVDRND
- a CDS encoding metallophosphoesterase family protein: MFKFIHCADLHLDSPLRGLQIRGDALREDIRTATRKALENLVELSIEQSVQFVVIAGDIYDGDWQDYSTGLFFNSMMMRLREYGIRVFLIKGNHDAASQISKRLVLPDNVVEFRTDQPETYTMDEIGVAIHGWSYKEREVWENLALQYPDAYPGYFNIGLLHTSLDGKEGHERYAPCHPSELIEKGYDYWALGHIHKRQVISEHPFIIFPGNIQGRHIRETGEKGCTLVTVDGKDVTVEHRNLDVLRWYVCPVDLSAAETEIDFIEKVSSALSDIVEREPGHPIAVRIILSGETQMHNELLQEQERYISEVKNAAQMTGANQIWIEKIKFETTAPQKASSSFEHTDAISEMIKEIDLNDLDDEFLSAYIQKMKSIQNRLNQYVKREDAMKIEGKKDVEIILNDAKDLLIGMISRGGEV
- a CDS encoding DUF294 nucleotidyltransferase-like domain-containing protein, with amino-acid sequence MGNTFHSYEEIKIWKDERIAQWENDPASINDLHDTVMKHVFNLTMNRLGPPPCEFCWFITGSGGRKEQGYFVDQDHGIIFERSEKECETFFSHFGKQLSDALHIVGYPYCEGKVMSSNPLWCQSLSDWKKQLELWVNDASFSSIRYLLIFFDARCLKGEKRFALDLKQFLFQKINKQPFLLQRFAENTVYVKKATGPLGQMLVEEKGERKGMIHMKQVAYLPYVNAIRLLAMKEGILETSTIERIQKLNERMHFNSVLAHAEDDFSTLLRYRLQYSSKLNYENSHYIRWDDLQEEEKRKLKTIIRSGRKLHQFAHRKLKKDGSYGY